The sequence TGTTCTGGCCCGCTATGCTGCACGGCTCAGGTTACCGCCAGCCAAACAGCGTCTATGCCCACGGCTATGTGACCGTCAATGGCGCAAAAATGTCGAAATCCAAAGGCACTTTCATCAAGGCGCGTACTTATTTAGATCATTTAGATCCTGAATATCTACGTTACTACTACGCCGCAAAACTCAGCAGCCGTATCGACGATTTAGACCTCAATCTAGAAGACTTCGCCCAGCGCGTAAACTCAGATCTGGTTGGTAAGTTAGTCAACCTCGCATCTCGCACTGCGGGTTTTATCACTAAGCGTTTCGATGGCAAGCTCGCGAAAATTACTGATACTACACTGACCGAGGCGTTTTTAGCCAAGCAAGAACAAATCGCCGAGTTTTATGAGACCCGTGAATACGGTAAAGCGATGCGTGAAATCATGGCATTAGCGGACATCGCCAACGGTTTTGTGGCCGATGCGGCGCCTTGGCAAATGGTGAAACAGGACGATCAACAGGAAGCGGCGCACCAAGTGTGTTCAAACGCCTTGAATCTGTTCCGTATTCTCGTGACGTATCTCAAACCTGTATTGCCACGTTTAGCCCAAGACGTTGAAGCCTTCTTCCAACAGACCTTAACATGGGATGGCTTAGCCCAAGATATGGCGGGCCATGAAATCTCGCCATTCAAAGCCATGATGCAACGTGTTGAGTTAGACAAAGTCAACGCTATGGTGGCCGACTCTAAGGAAAACCTGCAAGTCACGGCCGATGTACCAAAGACGGCGGAACCTGAAAAAACCGTTGAATCATCTAATGTCAGCAGTGAGCCGCTGGCTGACGATCCTATCAGTGAAACCATCAACTTTGATGATTTTGCTAAAATCGACCTACGTATCGCTCGCATCGTCAAAGCCGAGCATGTGGCCGAAGCCGACAAACTGCTAAAGTTACAGCTCGATATCGGCGGCGAAACGCGCCAAGTGTTTGCAGGGATCAAATCGGCCTATTCGCCAGAAGATCTTGAAGGCAAGCTGACGGTGATGGTTGCAAACCTTGCACCGCGTAAGATGCGTTTTGGCATGTCAGAAGGCATGGTGCTAGCAGCGGGCCCAGGTGGTAGTGACCTGTGGATTTTAGAGCCCCATGAAGGCGCACAGCCGGGTATGCGAGTTAAATAATCCGCACAAGATGACGCCCAAAAAGTAAGGCCGCATTCAGTGCGGCCTTACTTATTGAGACTACGAGTGAAATTATTCGGGGAGAAGTTATGGGCAATATCATTGAGCAGTTGTTGTTTTCTGCCTCAATAACGGGTCCGATCTGTTTGATGTTAGCCCTCGGGGTGATCCTAAAACGCACCCAAGTCATCAACGAAAACTTTATCGATGTCGCATCAAAACTCGTCTTTAATGTCACGCTGCCCGCACTATTGTTTTTAAGCATTATTAGCTCACATCACGATCTTGCCGCCAGTGCCCCCTTAATTGGTTACGGCCTATTGGCCAATCTGTTGTTTTTTATCCTTTCGACCTACGCGACGAAACGATTTTTCCCTGAGCCAAAGGATCAAGGCGTTATTATTCAAGGAGGATTTAGGGCCAATACTGCGATTATCGGCTTAGCCTATGTCTCTAACGCCTATGGAGAGTCTGGGGTTGCCTTAGCCGCAGTTTACGTGGCGTCGATGACGCTACTCTATAATATTCAAGCCGTGATTTGCTTAAGCCCGAGGGGTGAGGAATCCAGCCGCCGCGCTTTTGCGGTGATCATAAAAACCATCACCAAAAATCCGCTAATTATCGCCATTATCCTTGGCATGTTGTTTTACCTGCTCGCGATTCCTGTACCGAAAATGGTCCTCGATGCGGGACAATACTTTGCCAATATGACCCTGCCATTAGCGCTACTTTGCACTGGTGGTTCACTGGATATTGGCTCACTCAGACATGAAAAGTATTCCACTTGGTTCTCGACCGCCTTAAAACTTATCTTTGCCCCACTGTTTATCACCCTAGGGGCCTTGATGCTTGGCTATCGCGGAGTGGAACTTGCCTTAGTGTTTTTGATGAGTGCAGCGCCCACGGCGGCCGCAAGTTATGTGATGGCGCGGGCCATGGGCGGAAATGCCACGCTTGCGGCTAATATAATCGCACTCACCACCGTTTGCTCGCTGCTTACCTGCACCTTAGGCATTTTTATCCTGTCTACTTTAGGGCTGATTTAATAATACAAAGGCGAGCTATGCTCGCCTTTAAACTTAATGAATTCTAATGGCTGCGATGCCGTTAAACAGGGTTGGTGATATCCACAAAATGGTGCACTAAATTAAACTCACGGGCGAGATGACGCCCTAGGGCTTCAATGCCGAAACGCTCAGTCGCATGGTGCCCCGCCGCATAATAATGTATGCCCTGCTCTACTGCGCTATGGA is a genomic window of Shewanella putrefaciens containing:
- the metG gene encoding methionine--tRNA ligase; the protein is MATSQRKILVTSALPYANGPIHLGHMLEYIQTDIWSRYQKLRGHECHYICADDAHGTPIMLKAQQLGLAPEEMIAQVNKEHQQDFADFNIAFDNYHSTHSDENRVLASDIYLKLRANGYIKSKSISQLFDPEKSMFLPDRFVKGTCPKCKSPDQYGDNCDACGATYSPTELINPKSAVSGATPVMKDTEHFFFDLPAFEGMLKEWTRSGALQTEMANKLDEWFEQGLQQWDITRDAPYFGFEIPDASGKYFYVWLDAPIGYMGSFKNLCDKRPELSFDEFWAKDSKAEVYHFIGKDIVYFHSLFWPAMLHGSGYRQPNSVYAHGYVTVNGAKMSKSKGTFIKARTYLDHLDPEYLRYYYAAKLSSRIDDLDLNLEDFAQRVNSDLVGKLVNLASRTAGFITKRFDGKLAKITDTTLTEAFLAKQEQIAEFYETREYGKAMREIMALADIANGFVADAAPWQMVKQDDQQEAAHQVCSNALNLFRILVTYLKPVLPRLAQDVEAFFQQTLTWDGLAQDMAGHEISPFKAMMQRVELDKVNAMVADSKENLQVTADVPKTAEPEKTVESSNVSSEPLADDPISETINFDDFAKIDLRIARIVKAEHVAEADKLLKLQLDIGGETRQVFAGIKSAYSPEDLEGKLTVMVANLAPRKMRFGMSEGMVLAAGPGGSDLWILEPHEGAQPGMRVK
- a CDS encoding AEC family transporter, which encodes MGNIIEQLLFSASITGPICLMLALGVILKRTQVINENFIDVASKLVFNVTLPALLFLSIISSHHDLAASAPLIGYGLLANLLFFILSTYATKRFFPEPKDQGVIIQGGFRANTAIIGLAYVSNAYGESGVALAAVYVASMTLLYNIQAVICLSPRGEESSRRAFAVIIKTITKNPLIIAIILGMLFYLLAIPVPKMVLDAGQYFANMTLPLALLCTGGSLDIGSLRHEKYSTWFSTALKLIFAPLFITLGALMLGYRGVELALVFLMSAAPTAAASYVMARAMGGNATLAANIIALTTVCSLLTCTLGIFILSTLGLI